The following are encoded in a window of Stigmatella erecta genomic DNA:
- the efp gene encoding elongation factor P, which translates to MAGVIDTSEFRKGLKIEIDGEPFEIVEFQHVKPGKGSAFVRTTIRSLLTGRVLQPTLKSGEKVGKPDIEEKEMQYLYLQGEDYYFMDTKSFEQTFLSEKVLGESKNFLKENINASVLFYNGKAIGVTLPNSVDLKVTKCDPGVRGDTVSGALKPAELETGYSVNVPLFINEGDVLKIDTRDGKYLTRVATAG; encoded by the coding sequence ATGGCCGGTGTCATTGATACCTCCGAGTTCCGCAAGGGCCTCAAGATCGAGATCGACGGCGAGCCGTTCGAAATCGTCGAGTTCCAGCACGTCAAGCCTGGCAAGGGCTCCGCGTTCGTGCGCACGACGATCCGCAGCCTGCTAACGGGGCGCGTGCTGCAGCCCACCCTGAAGTCCGGCGAGAAGGTGGGCAAGCCCGACATCGAGGAGAAGGAGATGCAGTACCTGTATCTCCAGGGCGAGGACTACTACTTCATGGACACGAAGAGCTTCGAGCAGACCTTCCTCAGCGAGAAGGTGCTCGGCGAGTCCAAGAACTTCCTGAAGGAGAACATCAACGCCTCGGTGCTCTTCTACAACGGCAAGGCCATCGGCGTGACGCTGCCCAACTCGGTGGATCTGAAGGTCACCAAGTGTGATCCGGGCGTGCGCGGCGACACGGTGTCGGGCGCGCTGAAGCCGGCCGAGCTGGAGACGGGCTACTCGGTCAACGTTCCGCTCTTCATCAACGAGGGCGACGTGCTGAAAATCGACACGCGCGATGGCAAGTACCTCACGCGCGTGGCCACGGCGGGCTGA
- a CDS encoding roadblock/LC7 domain-containing protein — MSFRAHLESVVNQVDGALACSVMGFDGISVETYQKEDAAELELGGAWVEYANLLTQLKNAAEVLKTGTVTELSVNSDKVLTLIRMVSPEYFLILALRAEGNYGKGRYVLRVTAPKVRAEL, encoded by the coding sequence ATGTCCTTCCGTGCACACCTGGAGTCGGTGGTCAATCAGGTCGATGGGGCCCTCGCGTGCAGCGTGATGGGCTTCGACGGCATTTCGGTCGAGACCTACCAAAAGGAGGATGCGGCGGAGCTGGAGCTGGGAGGGGCCTGGGTGGAGTACGCCAACCTGCTCACCCAGCTCAAGAACGCCGCCGAGGTGCTCAAGACGGGCACCGTGACGGAGCTGAGCGTCAACAGCGACAAGGTGCTGACGCTCATCCGCATGGTGTCCCCGGAGTATTTCCTCATCCTGGCGCTCCGGGCCGAGGGAAACTACGGCAAGGGCCGCTACGTGCTGCGGGTCACCGCGCCGAAGGTCCGCGCCGAATTGTAG
- the accB gene encoding acetyl-CoA carboxylase biotin carboxyl carrier protein — protein MATKRKVSRSESGSAPAGGEREAGAVTSLDVEALRQIVEMLEASDVTRLVWQRGDERLYIRRGHGPAPTIVHAAPVSPSVSPVPAAEYPAPARASAPAPAAAAAPAAAAQKPGQLITSPFVGTFYRTPAPDQPSFAEVGTVVKKGQVLCIVEAMKLMNEIESEMAGRVAEILVENGQPVEFGQALFRIEPA, from the coding sequence ATGGCGACGAAGCGCAAGGTGTCCCGGTCGGAGAGCGGATCCGCGCCTGCCGGTGGAGAGCGAGAAGCAGGGGCGGTGACGTCCCTGGATGTGGAAGCGCTCCGGCAGATCGTGGAGATGCTGGAGGCCTCGGACGTCACGAGGTTGGTGTGGCAGCGGGGCGATGAGCGGCTGTACATCCGCCGGGGACATGGCCCCGCGCCCACGATCGTTCATGCGGCGCCGGTGAGCCCCTCGGTGAGCCCCGTGCCCGCGGCGGAGTACCCGGCGCCTGCACGGGCCTCGGCCCCGGCGCCCGCGGCGGCGGCGGCCCCCGCGGCGGCCGCGCAGAAGCCCGGCCAGCTCATCACCAGCCCGTTCGTGGGGACGTTCTACCGGACCCCGGCCCCGGACCAGCCCTCCTTCGCGGAGGTGGGCACGGTGGTGAAGAAGGGCCAGGTGCTCTGCATCGTCGAGGCCATGAAGTTGATGAACGAGATCGAGTCCGAGATGGCGGGCCGGGTGGCGGAGATCCTGGTCGAGAACGGGCAGCCCGTCGAGTTCGGTCAAGCGCTCTTCCGCATCGAGCCAGCGTAG